In the Silene latifolia isolate original U9 population chromosome 1, ASM4854445v1, whole genome shotgun sequence genome, atcatgaataactttcctttggtcttccgtccacctcctgggacaagatcttggtgatgtggtcggtttagcacccgacccttgattgttgttgttgttcgttggtggtttctgataagaattaccgccgttgcggttgcctccactctggtaactctgacttccccggtttggccacgacccagccggcctattgctcgcatagctctgcgcaggtctctagaaagttcccggtgcacttgtgcactcatgtctcttgtggcctacaccaccacagctatagcaggtcactccccaactactaCTAACACTtctacggccacgcccaaaggaagccccaaagatcgaaccccgagcgaagaaaaccccttagacagattgtggttgcctttcttgtgattagattggccaccaccctcgctctcagacttccttttctcaccacctgacctcttctgagccatctccaccaacctctcagctcttccagccctctcataagcttccttaacattagtaaggactcccacgggtaacttatccataatcttaggggtcaaccccctctcaaacctcagcgccaaattctcctcactcaaacccatatcctcagcatacctagacttgtcattgaactgcctgtagtactcggccacagacatctcagcggtcatcttaaaactgtcaaactcttctctcaacttactcctcacgtgttccggtacaaactcttttctcatagcccgacgaaactcttcccaaggtatagtaggtaaaccttggttcacatacaactccttagcactcactttcaccgtatcccaccacttaccagctgcctccctcggatagaatgcggcactgttccactctcatctcatcgggacggtgaaccaaatctaatatgttctccatctctctaagccagctatcaagaaggttcggctccccaactcccttgtactctttcgggttaaacctcgctatatagaggctgattttagagtgatcaacctctttctccatatccttatccttatctttccccacagtctttaaagcctcagtgagagcatcctgatgctccaacatcttaacgatgtcatctatgttcataagctcggctctcgcatacaaagcagacttcttgggcggcatcttgaaactatatcagaaaaaGGGTGGACATAAACATACgcgctaaaacctcaaaacacgaaaacaagctgcccagaccctactcgatcgagttcccaaacacactcgatcgagtagctaggctactcgatcgagtgaccccctactcgatcgagtgacctaggtactcgatcgagtgcccaaaaacatgattctggactcaaaattgtcaaaaacccacccgatcgagtcagtcccacccgatcgagtcagtcccactcgatcgagtcatgctaactcacaaacgctacccgcatgttatttcatatgctaacatgctaaaaactttataaaaccaacattatatcataactaagcatataatgctacgcatcttttcatacgatctacgaaatcattatatcatgttattaaatgccacattgtaaacatccaacatgttttcattccaacaacaattctacatatatcatcaacctttctttcacattctcaacttcctaCCACAAACACCCAAcggttacacacacttcatcacattcacacacaagctaaccaaacaacgcatacgaccttgacatacaccccccatgtgaccggttcaaaattgtagggcgagttcgcgacttcaggacgtctcccaagcctttgcattagctcctacaacctttacctcgggttcattttaattgacaccctatgttcattaggttcattggttacaggtttcaggatcgtctctctgataccatttgtaacacccccatactccaagtgccttaccaggaccactcaggtatgaagatattaccatctcggttacccgaggcaatgataatcaaataaacaataaagaaacaacgtttaaatagaaatacttagtgaaaggttacaatctcgaaaccaaaaccaaaagtacaaatacatgttctcaaacgaTTTCTTCGTTCTAaccgaaatgtaaagaaactactaagctacgcggaagacttctatcatcatatcgtggcaatcccagctatcccagtactcatctcataccgctcaatatctcgctcaccatccccgaatggataaccgcagtttacaaaacaacaaccgggtcgatactaatcacacaactcaatatatatatcaacaacaagataaacagacaaaacttaatcacacacacaaccacaccaattccaacaatctcaatcaccgatcgtccacctttggaccgatcccccgatgggggaccgcagctgcacccaccaaatccccgctcctcataatgagcgataaccctgtccattaatgtgcacatcccttctgtggcgggttccacagaaggcgaaactagggcgtgaagccactcccacaagtgaccccactcagccgaggacacgcctcgagaaccatagacaacaatcacaatcacaatcacaaccgtcacaatacaattactatatcaaacaatcaatctcaacacatcatcaatcatcccattatgggactaatactgagtaggaaatcctacctggaaagcacactatcgagATCCAGTCTCTActctgtatcaaaaagcttcctctacgaaacctcctcctatcatacaacatacaaatgctaccaaatcacataccactcaaaaacccccaaatccctatattagggtttaaccaaatcaaacgaaacacaacaaaaagggtacatagatcttaccctcgacgcaaggatctcaacggtataaccaacgatgaaaaccgaccttccaaactccgggattcgctaacaatgcgattaagatgatgaacgtacttgcttttctctctttgacagtaaattaggttttgcaaaagtgtttagtataatgacgacgaaggttatatatcttaatcgcataattaacaaaacccgagaaaaactccccgtaaaccggctactcgatcgagtacccccttactcgatcgagtatcctagttactcgatcgagtacccaacaggtcagaaactattttaaaacgcaacttacccttactcgacagagtaaggcctactcgatagagtacctgaagacttataaatacggagtattacatcagctgtgacggacattgttggttggaatgtatgtgtagtacttgaatcgtctatcatttttgttgcatgcatgttatgtaggtcgcagtctaggtgattgattgttttctctttctctctcttatacatatactttcaccctttgcttcatgagagaagagtgaccacgtgagagtccgattttgttggacttgcagggtcgataggtcagctttatttatggataTCTTATAATTTGTTTGCGTAAtgaccattgtagctgtaactgttgattttagtttgcattaaactggtttaagtagacaagttatagctagctctgagttatcttttccgttccattaatttgcatttagtttactcgagaacgagtaaaggtttggtttggggagatttgatacgtgcattttatatagtctttttggcctttttatgcacgtatttctatgctattatcgtagttttatgctacgaaatgccccgaatatgctactttggtttgttttgttctatatgcaggaatggaccagaaagtagtgaaatcgagccttttaccatccgtttagaatgcattaggaggaagagtgaatttggagtgggaatgtagttgtcttgagatgcgcaaagaagtaaaatagctaggcgagcaaaggaagaacttcaaattgctagtgcctactttgaaaagccatatctcgagttctacaacagattttcaggtgattccaattggagatgaaatcttgtccacttagctttccaacgccaccggaatcgccctatttgcccaagttacgaagaaatgacagccgttttaagttcagtgcgcgaagcaggaaattgtgcgctggaaagtactcgatcgagtacaattatgttcgatcgagtcctttttctactcgatcgagtagattcaatttaagttttactcgatcgagtatattttctactcgatcgagtggtttgagcttaattttgctcgatcgagtggtttaaaatcactcgatcgagtgattccttatTGGGCTCGGGttttttagctttaatttgtgtttaggtcaaataaaatcctatttcttataaataggaaggcaTGAGACGTCATTTGGATATCTCACACACTATCATACGTTACTTTTTCCTCTTGTTACTGTTGGACAttgcttttcttcccttttccgaATCATTACTCTATAACtttctcttcccttttattcttcttatttaatgtttattattcttcttTCCCTTATTCTTGATCTTTTattattcatgtctagctaattccctttctaggatttaggtgattcaatggactaatgttaattgctagttaggtttataggttgtcgttgttgttttagtctatgttgttaatcgctggtttaattgtatcttgctgattgaatcgatgcaattagccttttaattttggtaagccttgacctagaccgaaaggttggaaggggtgagacccgcagtgaacaatatgatgctttagtgaggacgaaagttaggctaatagcattttagggcgaattgagaccgaaaggagatattcattgccccttagaccgacccatcgactaatctgtgaccttatctgcgattgactgacgttcattaatgacccgaaatcctagtcttCTCTCCCTTGTTTGTTAATTCCTCTCAtttctatttctcttgctttatcttatttagtttagtcaaacaacccaaaacccccaatagtgacatcagacagaccgagtagacaagtgaatagtgaccgcctctctgtggaaatcgaccctacttatcgctagcttctgttagttatattttggtatttatttttggtacagaaacgaccgtatcatgtAGGCTTCAAGATGTGCTTTTCACATTCGAAAACACCAGACTCCTTCAGTTGCTTCACAAAAAGGACAAGCTTAAAGTTCCCGTTGCATTTTCTAATAGTATGACTCGTATTAAACTTATCGTAAATGTAATTTTAAGTGGTATATTAGTGGCTATGTGTAATTCAACTTTTcttgtttataatatttttttttacaacATTGAACTTTATATATAAAAACAAAGTTAAACAAACAACCTAGTGTGCAGGATACAAGAAAAAAATTAGTCAGTAGCTAAGCTAACCGACCAGTGAACAaacatgtgaaggaaattgcgAATTGCGAACAAAGTGTGACGCAAAGCGGTTGGTACTGGCGCTAAGGAAGCCAGAACTGAGGATAATTTTTTAGAGGAAATCTTGAAGGAGACGAAAAGTAATGTAGCAGCTTGGGCTCTGTACATGGTGAGAAGGAGTCCTTTTGTAGTTGCCGCAAAAAAAGAGGAGGCCCGAACAAGTTCCAAAGTTTCAGTGTTGGTGAGGTTGTCCGTCGATGAGATGCTGAAATGATCCGTCGTGGGCAACCTGTGAACCAAAATGAAATAAGTAACACATTCTCTGTGAATTACCTAATCAAAGCACAAGGTGTTTGGTAGCTTTTGATGCGTAAATTGAGGTGGCCAAATCAGTGGTAGCTGACTGTGTGAGACAAAAAGGTATTCAGACAAATGCATAATGTGATCAGGATTGACAGTGACATCCTCAAAAATGACAGAGTTGCGAACCATCCAAATAGCCTTAATAAtacaaaggaaacgaagcaagcaATGATCCGCATTATCCTTATGGGTGTTAAAATATCTTATAAGATCCGCAAGTCAACGTTGCAAGGAAACATCAGGATTTGCCATAGAATTCAGTCCCAGAGCTGAAGAAAGCCAAATATGCTGAGCAACCGTACAAGAGCGAAATAAGTGATTTAAGGATTCCGGAAAAGAGTGACAAAAAACACAAGTACTAACCTGCATTCCGCGGCGAGAAAGATTATCTAAAGAGGGAAAGATATTATGTACAATACGCCATATTAAAAGTGGTATCTTAGTAGAAGAGCGAATACCCCAAAGAACTTTCCAAGGGAAGgcagaaaagaaagaaggcgagcAGGAAAAGGACTGCTGTGACAATAAGAAAGAGTAGCCTGATCTAACTGCAATTCTTATATCCTACACCCATGTGTAGGATACTCTATACTCCCTCCCACTCCCCCACTCCTCACTCATCCTCAActtcctccttttttttctttttttttttttaaaaaaaaacaaaaatttaacTTCCAATTATAAGAAGTAGTCACCACTATCATATTCAATTTAAGTGTTTGTGTTTGTAATAATGTATTCACAATAtgacactatcatattcactttaattttagtgaatatgacaatgTTGTATAATGAAAATGCGCTTTATAGTGTGATATTCACAATATAacactattatattcactttTAGTTCAGTGAATATGACAGTGTAgtttgatgaatatgtattatGTAGTGTGATATTCATCTCATGCCTCTATTATATTCACTTTTAGTTTAGTGAATATGGTTttatagtttagtgaatatgactctATTTGTTCAAATATATTGAACAATGACGATCTTGAACGTTTTATTCCATATCAAAACCGCATAATACAAAATAATTTAAAGGaataaaaataattatgtgataTGTTATGAATATGTCAGTTACGTGATGTGAATATATgagaaaaattaaaaaatatatcaaatatgatctctattcgtagagaaataaaaattatgaataatgatatattttttataattttataatttattaaatttaataactatttattataagaaaagtttaaaggAGAGAATACCATGCACCATACTCCTAGGTTCATGATATAATTTACCATCTAACCGTATAAATTCCATCCTTTGTGAATTTCTTGtttataatatactccctccgaaCCAGATTAATagtaacacttacctaatacggcCGTACCACACCAATGATAACATTcattatttggcccacaacattaccaaattatccttatacccatttgatatttacatataATGTCACTACATATCCCacctaccaactcacaattaaacccacactTACATACTCCacctattttcttccctctttactctttcttttaccctcttttcttaaaagCCCTATTTTTTACACGTTACCATTTgtatggtacggagggagtaatagtagacgtttgtcaaaaaaaaaaaaaaaaaagggatattctctcgtgtacccctcagcttttttattttctatgatatacccttcttttcatgcaaaaaaactttgaccgtcaataactcttggctacaagttcagaatacgataaactttttttccaaattgactgtctttaagaggtcttccgtttgaaaaaaaattcaccgacgtTTCAACTTGTAGTCgcgaattatggtcggtcaaagtttattcgttaaaaaatgtttgaccaaccataactaccggctacgagttcaaaaagcggtgaattttttttttaaattgaaggccttgacgagataattggtttgaaaaaaaaaaattaccgttttcaACTCAATgaagaattattgtcggtcaaagttttttttgcaaaaaacgagggtacaccatagaaaacgaaaaagttcaggggtacacgagagaatatcccaaaaaaaaaaaaacaatcgccACTCACCACCAAACCAACCCAAGAAAAGCTTGAGTTTTAATGGCGGACTTACCAGACGAACTATGGACCAAAATCCTCGAAAATGGAATCAGAAACCCTAATTCCAACACCCGTTTAACTTTCAAAGATCTCTGTTGCCTCTCTCTCGTCTCTCGTTGCCTTCATCGTCTCTCCAACGATCTCTCTCTTTGGTCCTCTCTCCTTTCCCTCGACTTCCCTTCCCGCCTTTCTCAAAACCCTaccatttcccccaaatcaatttatGAATCATGGTACGTCAATTATTTCGATTGATTATGTGATTTTGATGATTCTTTTCTTCTGTGAGATTAATTTGGTTGTAAAGGTATGAGAAGGATAAGGCGAAGAGGATAGCTGCGGAAAAGCGGGCGGTAATGCGCGTCGAGAGTATTGTTGCAGAACATGGTAGGAGAGTTGAAGATTTTCGACGGCAGCGGGTTGATGAAGAGGAGAGGATTCATTTTGTTGTTTCTGAATTGAACAATTTGCGCAGGGTTAGGTATTGATTTCACGTTTCATTGTTTTTAAGGCAATTGTTGTACTCCCTCCGCACATAAGTGTTCGCCCCATTTTTCTAATATATGTAtggagtattttattgaaatgggGTGAACATATGTGTGGGGAGGGAGTATTTTTAAGGCAATTGTTGTACATTCTTTTGATTTGATTTATGTCTATTAGACAACCTTGTATCAGACTTATATGATGAGAGTGAAAGTGAGCTGAGATTTGATGTGAAGGTTAAACAAACATAGTTGAATTATTTTCGGGAAAAGTTAGTAATGTGATCGAGTTATTTAGAAAAAAgttgataattttaacataaaaatttcgaaattttgattatgAGGAGGGCAGCCAGCTCCTTGTCTCCACACCTCCAAGTAATCTTATTAACTTCAGGCAGATATCCTTCCCTGCATAGATTACTAGAAATGTTACTTTCAAGGATGGGAAGATATAGATTTGAGTAGTGTCACATAATGAGTTGGTTTCACGCAAGACTAGCGAATGTATGCAGTTATGTTGCTTCTAATGTATGTTATCTGTTCTTTCAATTTGTATCAATCAGAGTTTCTGGAAATATGGTTCTGTTATACCTTCTGTGCGTATCAGTTTCCCTTTTGCACCATTATCTTCCAATGTAAGTTAAGGGGGGTGTTGTTAGTTAAGGTCAATGACTCATTTTGTTGCAAAGTTTATGTCTGATTTTTATTTGACCAAATTATTCTGAAACCAGGGGATATAAATTAGTGGATTCATTGGACCTTTTAAGAAATTATTTCAGCCTATTCAGTTTGTTATTTAGACATAGTTGGTAGTTGGTACATTGTTTGGTGGTGAACTTGCTAAAGAAATTAAAATGTGAACTGTGAAACAAAGTCATTTTTCCTTGGTGGCCTGGTTGGAGTTGTTCAGTGGTTTGCCACTGGCTGTGAATTTACAGGGGAAATATCGAGTTATTAGCCAATGGAGTTGTGTTCTTTACTTTCAATATAAAAATGGTGCGAGTTTTCTTTTCATAACCTGTATTTTGCATCTTCTTCTTGTGCTATCATAGCTGTAGCCAGGGCTGTCCCTGACATTTTTGGGGCCCTGTGCGAGATTTCAATAGGAGGCCTCCAATATTAATGTTGAAATCTATATCAATATGTTTACATTactataaaaatattaaaaaaaaaaaaaatctacaaATATGTCtgctttttatttatttatttattttttttttatttgaagaTGTTAGCTTtataaatttcttaaattatgTGGAAACTTCTTTATGATGACAGTATTTGTTATTTTAACGAATAGAGATCTCAGTGAAAATAACATAAATATGTCCATTAGTGTATTACAACTATACTTATAAACAAATAACTAAAAGCATCAAATATATGGTATGGAGTGGTGGTTTATGTCTTTGTTATTCTACTCAAAGATCCTGGGTTCGATTCGACTCAACTGTAATTTTGCTGAAAATTATCATATGTTCTGATCTGTAAGATAAAACAAAATATGCCAATTTGCTACTAGTGAGAATCGAGCATGTGATCAAACACATTACTGCTACAGAGATTTGCACACACATTTTGACCACTATGCTACAAATGATATCGTGATTGCTAACGGCATTAACATTTATTTATCTATAAAATGCCTGCTTATCAATTGGGCCCCTTCAAATCGGGGGCCCTGTGCCGTCGCACCGGTTGCACATGCCCAGGGCCGTCCCTGGCTGTAGCTGGAGGACTCTAGGGCTTATCAGTTTTATCTAATGGTCATAAATAACCTTTTCAGGCAAGCTTCTGTTGCTTTGAATGTGTGGCAGCCAGAAGTCGTCCGTGGAAGACAGAAGCAGATAGTAGAGCAATGTGCTGTACCTGTTGATTCACGAATTAATGCACTTGAGATGGAACTGAAGCTGTGTAAGCAACAAATGATAGACTTTGAAAGGGCATATGTAAGAAGACTCTTGCTCTTTGTTTCACTGTAGGCGTGAGTCTCATGATTGAGAATTAACTTTTAGTAATCCTCATAGTCCCATGATTTTTGAAACCAGAGAGCTGAAAAGCGAAGACTAGATCAAGCAAAGGAACGACTAACGTCGATGAAGTACCATCCTTTACAAGATCATTCAGTGAACCAAAATTCACTTGATGATCATAAAATCCGAAGTACAGTTGATAGTAATCGTAAGAGGAGGAAGTGTAAAACATCCAGTGATGGTTAGAGTTTCTTCATTCTCTTCTTACAATTGgattattaatctattttcaatTGCCATGTTAGAGTATTTATAATCCCTATCTTTATGTAACACCATGGCATTAAAATGCGATATAACAGCCGTGATATATCAGGATCAAGTTGTCATTTATGTAAGATGACGAATTGCAGACAATGCTGCCGAGATTTTAAGAATTTTCACCAGATGTGTTAAATTAACTATTAAGGGGGTGTTTGCCGTTTGGCATGAGATGGGATATGGGAATGAAacaaagaaagggaaagaagggGAAAGGAAAGGGATGCCCTCTTTGATTACCCTAGTTGTTTGGCTGAGGCCTGAGAAGTGAGAACATGTAAGGGAATGATTAAAAGCAACACAAATTAACCACCACCCAAAAACACCAAGCCCCCATAACCGCTGGCGCCC is a window encoding:
- the LOC141612358 gene encoding F-box protein SKIP24 is translated as MADLPDELWTKILENGIRNPNSNTRLTFKDLCCLSLVSRCLHRLSNDLSLWSSLLSLDFPSRLSQNPTISPKSIYESWYEKDKAKRIAAEKRAVMRVESIVAEHGRRVEDFRRQRVDEEERIHFVVSELNNLRRVRQASVALNVWQPEVVRGRQKQIVEQCAVPVDSRINALEMELKLCKQQMIDFERAYRAEKRRLDQAKERLTSMKYHPLQDHSVNQNSLDDHKIRSTVDSNRKRRKCKTSSDDVEG